The following proteins come from a genomic window of Trypanosoma brucei gambiense DAL972 chromosome 1, complete sequence:
- a CDS encoding T. brucei spp.-specific protein: MSLGVERRGGSRSADRRQSDATSGVVAQRRGVYTYIYICVSTVECWTTVVSCTSAFTTDCYCCGCRLSLERGAFFCFGAALSVRGVPLLPPPPTVYICVVTRGGLLRGTGRSCFSLPSLFVASLPSYRCPILLYLRPHAAINYELFSLPPFFCCFQLPCAV, from the coding sequence ATGTCGCTAGGGGTCGAGAGGCGAGGAGGGAGTCGTTCGGCCGATCGAAGGCAAAGTGATGCCACCAGTGGCGTTGTCGCGCAGAGGCGTGGCGTATatacgtacatatatatttgcgtcTCGACAGTGGAATGTTGGACGACTGTGGtgtcctgcacgtccgcctTTACCACTgactgttattgttgtgggTGCCGGTTGAGTCTTGAGCGTGGCgcgtttttctgttttggtGCAGCTCTTTCTGTGCGTGGTGTCCCTTTGTTGCCACCCCCACCCACTGTTTACATTTGTGTCGTAACGAGAGGTGGTCTGTTGAGGGGGACGGGAAGatcttgtttttctctcccttccctctttgttGCCAGTCTTCCTTCCTATCGCTGCCCTATTTTACTTTACCTGCGTCCGCATGCCGCCATTAATTATGAAttattttcacttccccctttcttttgctgcttccAGCTCCCGTGTGCCGTCTGa
- a CDS encoding alanine aminotransferase, putative: MKGNQEFFQKGGAHVSKGVHINPRVKKAQYAVRGLVPMRADEIREEIRSGTGKSKFSFNELVYCNIGNPQALEQKPLTFHRQVMSLIDAPFLLEDNAVVSRYPSDAVSRARLYLGHIGQRTGAYTDSAGYAFVRDIVAQYVNERDAYVKPLQEASSIVLTDGASTGVRIILQTLVGDEKDAVMIPIPQYPLYTAQIALLGGTPAMYYLRESEGWALNVGELEAVYKDCVANGNATPRVLVVINPGNPTGGVLERTVMEEVAKFCCDHGVVLMADEVYQENIYTATKRFESFRKIVLELPPPYNTDTVLVSLHSVSKGIIGECGRRGGYFTLTNAPPELVEQVMKLCSINLCSNVNGQLMTALMCSPPKPGDASFDRYTAEYSGIFESLKRRADLLAKELNNIRGFKSQSVEGAMYAFPTIELPPKYVKHNDEMNSKEGRQLAPDARWALELLESTGIVVVPGSGFGQQPGTLHFRTTILPPEAHMERVVKALRQFQEGIWAKYA, from the coding sequence ATGAAAGGTAACCAGGAATTTTTTCAGAAGGGTGGGGCCCACGTTTCCAAGGGCGTTCACATCAACCCACGCGTAAAGAAGGCTCAGTATGCCGTGCGCGGGCTTGTGCCGATGCGAGCCGACGAAATCAGGGAGGAAATCCGTTCAGGCACGGGGAAGTCGAAGTTCTCCTTCAACGAACTGGTTTACTGCAACATTGGCAACCCCCAAGCCCTGGAGCAGAAGCCGCTTACCTTTCACCGTCAAGTGATGTCGCTTATCGATGCTCCATTTCTGCTTGAGGATAACGCCGTCGTCTCTCGATATCCCTCTGATGCTGTTTCCCGTGCGCGTCTCTACTTGGGCCACATCGGCCAACGTACTGGCGCCTACACGGACTCCGCAGGCTATGCCTTTGTACGTGACATCGTCGCGCAGTATGTGAATGAGCGTGACGCCTATGTAAAACCGCTTCAGGAGGCATCGTCGATTGTGCTTACAGACGGCGCAAGCACTGGTGTGCGCATAATCTTACAGACGCTTGTGGGCGATGAGAAGGACGCTGTGATGATTCCCATCCCGCAGTATCCGCTGTACACGGCACAGATTGCATTGTTGGGAGGTACCCCCGCGATGTATTACCTTCGTGAGAGCGAAGGCTGGGCGCTGAACGTTGGAGAGCTCGAGGCAGTATACAAAGACTGTGTGGCGAACGGAAACGCGACGCCCCGCGTGCTCGTCGTGATTAACCCTGGTAACCCTACAGGTGGCGTGTTGGAGCGCACTGTGATGGAGGAGGTTGCCAAGTTCTGTTGCGATCACGGTGTTGTGCTCATGGCCGATGAGGTTTACCAGGAAAATATCTACACCGCGACCAAGCGGTTTGAGAGTTTTCGGAAGATTGTGCTCGAACTTCCACCACCATACAACACCGACACCGTGCTTGTTTCCTTGCACTCCGTGTCGAAGGGTATTATCGGTGAGTGTGGTCGCCGTGGTGGGTACTTCACACTCACAAACGCTCCGCCTGAGTTAGTGGAGCAGGTGATGAAATTGTGCTCTATTAACCTCTGCAGCAACGTCAACGGTCAGCTTATGACGGCACTGATGTGCTCCCCGCCGAAACCTGGCGATGCGAGCTTCGACCGCTACACGGCAGAGTACAGTGGCATTTTTGAAAGCCTTAAGCGCCGTGCTGACCTGcttgcaaaggaactgaacaACATCCGTGGCTTCAAGTCCCAATCTGTTGAGGGCGCCATGTACGCTTTCCCCACTATTGAGCTCCCTCCCAAGTACGTGAAGCACAACGATGAGATGAACTCAAAGGAGGGCCGACAGCTTGCGCCGGACGCGCGTTGGGCACTGGAGCTTCTCGAGAGCACCGGTATTGTTGTGGTGCCGGGTTCTGGCTTTGGGCAGCAGCCTGGGACACTGCACTTCCGCACGACGATCCTCCCACCCGAAGCGCATATGGAGCGTGTGGTGAAGGCTCTGCGCCAGTTCCAGGAGGGCATTTGGGCCAAGTATGCATAA